In a single window of the Paenibacillus sp. MMS20-IR301 genome:
- a CDS encoding alpha-galactosidase produces MAIWVQEDKGIFHLQSTGMSYVIGLVNNYPAHLYWGKRLREGSNLDGLLLPVAHGSLDRLPQEYPQYGTGDFRVPAYQAKLTDGTRITELCYSGYRITAGKPELTGLPAVYVESPEEADTLELILKDDYAKLTVTLKYTVYKERNVIARSVEFVNEGTAQLQLQRALSASVDFPAADMDMIYLSGAWSREAGITRRRLEQGNTAIHSRRGMSSHQHNPFAALAKSGADENQGEVFGFSLVYSGSFEAEAEVDSFRTTRFTIGLNSLDFSWLLEPGAGFQTPETVMVYSGQGIGEMSRTYHRLYRTRLCRGQYRDKERPILVNNWEATYFNFDTDKLEAIAAEGAKLGIELFVLDDGWFGKRDADNSSLGDWTEDLRKLPGGLSDLAQRVNSHGLKFGLWVEPEMISPDSDLYRSHPDWCLHVPGRRRTEARWQLVLDYTRAEVREYIFESLSRIFSAVPVTYIKWDMNRCLTEIGSAQLPAERQEETAHRYVLGLYELLERLTAAFPHILFESCCSGGGRFDPGMLYYMPQTWTSDDTDAVERLKIQYGTSLIYPASAMGAHVSAVPNHQVGRLTPLSFRGDVAMSGNFGYELDLTKFTPEEKELAKAQVANYKEIRSLVQQGNLYRLESPFEGNDTAWMFVSEDQREALVYYFRVLAVPHPPRRMLLLSGLNPDFDYQVEGSGEVYGGDYLMQAGLMLPELQRDFVSGCYRLKA; encoded by the coding sequence ATGGCGATTTGGGTTCAGGAAGATAAGGGAATATTCCACCTGCAGAGTACAGGCATGAGTTATGTGATCGGGCTGGTGAATAACTATCCGGCGCATCTCTATTGGGGGAAACGGCTGCGCGAGGGCAGTAATCTGGACGGGCTACTGCTGCCGGTAGCCCATGGTTCGCTGGACCGGCTGCCGCAGGAGTATCCGCAGTACGGAACCGGGGATTTCCGGGTTCCGGCGTATCAGGCTAAGCTTACAGACGGCACGCGAATTACGGAGCTGTGTTACAGCGGGTATCGGATCACAGCCGGTAAGCCGGAGCTTACCGGTCTGCCTGCAGTCTATGTAGAGTCTCCGGAGGAAGCGGATACGCTGGAGCTGATCCTGAAGGATGATTACGCCAAGCTCACCGTTACGCTCAAGTACACTGTGTATAAGGAGCGGAATGTGATTGCCCGTTCTGTGGAATTTGTTAATGAAGGTACGGCACAGCTGCAGCTACAGCGTGCACTTAGCGCCTCGGTTGATTTCCCGGCCGCCGACATGGACATGATCTACCTGTCCGGTGCCTGGTCACGGGAGGCGGGGATCACCCGCAGGCGTCTGGAGCAGGGAAATACAGCAATCCACAGCCGCCGGGGGATGAGCAGCCACCAGCATAATCCATTTGCGGCGCTGGCTAAGTCCGGCGCGGATGAGAACCAGGGTGAAGTGTTCGGCTTCTCCCTGGTCTACAGCGGCAGCTTCGAGGCCGAAGCTGAGGTGGATTCGTTCAGGACCACCCGGTTTACCATCGGGCTGAACTCCCTGGACTTCTCCTGGCTGCTTGAGCCGGGCGCCGGTTTCCAGACACCGGAGACTGTTATGGTCTATTCCGGCCAAGGAATTGGTGAAATGTCGAGAACCTATCACCGGCTGTACCGGACCCGGCTCTGCAGAGGCCAGTACAGGGACAAGGAACGCCCGATTCTGGTCAATAACTGGGAAGCCACGTATTTCAACTTCGATACCGACAAGCTGGAGGCGATTGCGGCTGAAGGGGCGAAGCTCGGCATTGAGCTGTTCGTGCTGGATGACGGCTGGTTCGGCAAAAGAGATGCAGACAACTCCTCGCTCGGCGACTGGACCGAGGATCTGCGCAAGCTGCCCGGCGGCCTGTCCGATCTGGCACAGCGGGTGAACAGCCACGGCCTGAAGTTCGGTCTGTGGGTAGAGCCGGAGATGATCTCGCCGGACAGCGACCTGTACCGCAGCCACCCGGACTGGTGTCTGCATGTTCCGGGCCGCCGCCGCACGGAGGCCCGCTGGCAGCTGGTGCTCGATTACACGAGGGCGGAGGTGCGGGAGTATATTTTCGAATCGCTCAGCCGTATCTTCTCTGCGGTTCCGGTCACCTATATCAAATGGGATATGAACCGCTGCCTGACGGAGATCGGTTCGGCGCAGCTCCCGGCAGAGCGGCAGGAAGAGACCGCCCACCGCTATGTGCTCGGATTGTACGAGCTGCTTGAGCGGCTGACGGCGGCATTCCCGCATATCCTGTTTGAAAGCTGCTGCAGCGGCGGCGGAAGGTTCGATCCCGGTATGCTCTACTATATGCCGCAGACCTGGACCAGCGATGATACGGATGCTGTTGAACGTCTCAAGATCCAGTACGGCACCAGCCTGATCTATCCGGCCAGCGCGATGGGGGCGCATGTCTCTGCGGTGCCGAATCATCAGGTGGGGCGGCTTACCCCGCTGTCCTTCCGGGGAGATGTGGCCATGTCCGGTAACTTCGGGTATGAGCTGGATCTGACAAAGTTTACTCCGGAGGAGAAGGAGCTGGCGAAGGCTCAGGTAGCGAACTATAAGGAAATCCGCAGTCTGGTGCAGCAGGGCAATCTCTACCGGCTGGAGAGTCCGTTTGAAGGCAATGATACGGCCTGGATGTTCGTCTCGGAGGATCAGCGCGAGGCGCTAGTCTACTACTTCCGGGTACTGGCGGTTCCGCATCCGCCGCGCCGGATGCTCCTGCTCAGCGGCCTGAACCCGGACTTCGATTATCAGGTTGAGGGCAGCGGTGAGGTTTACGGCGGGGACTACCTGATGCAGGCCGGCCTGATGCTGCCGGAACTCCAGCGGGACTTTGTGAGCGGCTGCTACCGCCT
- a CDS encoding IS110 family transposase — MSIAKKYIGLDVSKAKIAVAIADEGRGEPRFWGIIEHTKERILKLLHQLQGSGESRVELEVCYEAGPTGYMLHRWLLEAGIACTVVAPSLIPQRAGDRIKTDKRDALRLAQLFRAGELTGIYIPSPEEEALRDLVRAREDAKEDMNRHKQRMGKFLLRLQLFPPSKVKAWTFAFEEWLDTLRFESSCHRIVFQEYRESIRETAERLRRYEKEIERLSHTHVQAPLIEALQALRGVATLTATTLVSEMVSVTRFASAPSFMSYCGLVPSEHSSGVSRSQGKLTKAGNAHLRRVLVEAAHHYRHSPGVRRKLRERISGLPPEVQRMAFEAQNRLHRKYMTMLGKGKHKSKIVAAIARELAGFVWAIARVLEKGDRNPATDSLIAG, encoded by the coding sequence ATGAGTATCGCCAAAAAGTATATTGGATTAGACGTATCCAAAGCCAAAATTGCTGTAGCCATCGCAGATGAGGGCCGTGGCGAACCCCGCTTTTGGGGGATTATCGAACATACCAAGGAACGCATACTAAAGCTTCTACATCAACTGCAAGGTTCCGGTGAATCCCGAGTGGAACTGGAAGTCTGCTACGAAGCCGGGCCCACCGGGTACATGCTTCACCGTTGGCTCCTCGAAGCCGGCATTGCCTGTACCGTTGTTGCTCCTTCTCTTATCCCTCAGCGCGCTGGGGACCGGATTAAAACCGACAAGCGGGATGCGCTTCGCTTGGCTCAACTCTTTCGGGCTGGCGAACTAACGGGGATCTACATCCCCTCTCCTGAGGAGGAAGCGCTCCGGGATCTCGTTCGAGCCCGCGAGGACGCCAAAGAAGATATGAACCGCCACAAGCAGCGCATGGGCAAGTTCCTGCTGCGTTTGCAGCTCTTCCCTCCAAGCAAGGTCAAGGCCTGGACCTTCGCCTTTGAAGAGTGGCTGGATACCCTCCGCTTCGAGAGTTCCTGCCACCGCATAGTCTTCCAGGAATACCGGGAGAGCATTCGAGAAACGGCAGAACGACTTCGGCGTTACGAAAAAGAGATCGAGCGTCTCTCTCACACCCATGTGCAGGCGCCACTTATTGAAGCCCTTCAGGCGCTGCGAGGAGTGGCCACACTCACCGCTACCACACTGGTGTCGGAGATGGTCAGTGTGACGCGGTTTGCCAGCGCCCCCTCGTTCATGAGCTACTGTGGGTTAGTACCCAGTGAACACTCCAGCGGTGTGAGCCGTAGTCAGGGAAAGCTGACCAAGGCAGGCAATGCACATTTGCGGCGGGTGCTGGTCGAAGCGGCCCACCATTACCGGCACTCACCGGGCGTACGGCGCAAATTGCGGGAGCGAATCAGCGGACTGCCGCCGGAGGTGCAGCGAATGGCCTTTGAGGCACAAAATCGACTTCATCGCAAATACATGACGATGCTGGGAAAAGGGAAGCACAAATCGAAAATCGTAGCCGCCATTGCCCGGGAGCTTGCCGGCTTTGTATGGGCTATTGCCAGAGTTCTGGAGAAGGGCGACCGAAACCCAGCCACGGATTCTCTAATTGCCGGATAA